Proteins encoded by one window of Candidatus Paceibacterota bacterium:
- a CDS encoding HAD-IB family hydrolase, whose protein sequence is MATENLAIFDIDGTLIRGQSQKSLLMFLYSGGYISHWYYFKIMIWFILYQLHFIDSPKKVMEYAFSVFKNTREDRAKEIIDEYFELHLKYKFYNDGLKLIEQLKGEGYRIILISNAINLIVERIEKYLKADDSIGTILEVVDGRLTGKIDGSIVYGLEKKRVLEEYSRKNDIKLSNASAYGDHISDISMLELVGHPFVVNPSNRLSSIAIKKGWPILIFKN, encoded by the coding sequence ATGGCCACAGAAAATCTAGCAATTTTTGATATTGACGGAACGCTAATTCGTGGGCAAAGCCAGAAGTCTTTGCTTATGTTTCTTTACAGCGGGGGTTATATTTCACATTGGTATTATTTCAAAATAATGATTTGGTTCATCTTATATCAACTGCACTTCATCGATAGTCCAAAAAAAGTAATGGAGTACGCTTTTTCTGTTTTTAAGAATACTCGAGAAGATAGAGCAAAAGAAATTATTGATGAATATTTTGAATTACATTTAAAATATAAATTTTATAATGATGGCTTGAAGCTTATTGAGCAACTAAAGGGAGAGGGGTACAGAATTATATTGATATCAAATGCTATTAATTTGATTGTAGAGAGGATTGAAAAATACCTCAAAGCTGATGATTCAATTGGAACAATACTCGAGGTAGTTGACGGGCGACTTACTGGAAAGATTGATGGTTCAATCGTATATGGTTTAGAAAAAAAGAGGGTACTTGAAGAATATTCACGCAAAAACGACATAAAATTAAGCAATGCTTCTGCCTACGGAGACCATATTTCAGATATCTCTATGTTAGAATTGGTAGGTCACCCATTTGTTGTTAACCCATCAAATAGGCTAAGTAGTATTGCAATCAAAAAGGGGTGGCCAATATTGATTTTTAAAAACTGA
- a CDS encoding ATP-binding protein: protein MNLFYISSILIFFASLAFGLFVYVNNTRARLNSSWFLFSSLIAFWGFSLYGVTSAKDIETAMLWQYALDVIAIFIPVLYVNFILSFLGIKNKVVIYTTFIIGLLLAILSTTEFFKVGIIDRFGFYWINPGPYYLLFPAFFILCVIYALFLLFQAYTNDKNNKRLRAQIRLQIIAGVIGFSGGITNFLPQFFNIFPFGNYFVLLYIFFISYSIIKYKFFDLKTAATELFAGGVVILFFFNLLTSVTIQDWLIRALLLALVSFFSVLIVRGVSKEVRAREQIELLANDLKIANERLQFLDKQKSEFVSIASHQLRSPLTAIKGYTSMVLEGSFGFIEPKTREAVDRIFQSAQNLVGIVDDLLNITRLEQGRMEYSFEKVDLSALTKEIVDSLYPNALNKKLGLTFENDKATDYFVNADLLKIRQVVLNLVDNAIKYTREGAVKVNVSKINNGKGVRVAVADTGVGITPELRSRLFEKFSRGDEVSKLHTNGTGLGLYIAKQMIEAHKGTIGVNSDGEGKGSTFYIEIPTLN, encoded by the coding sequence ATGAACCTTTTTTACATATCAAGTATTCTTATTTTTTTCGCCAGCTTAGCATTTGGGCTATTTGTTTATGTTAATAACACAAGAGCAAGGTTAAATAGCTCGTGGTTTTTATTTTCGTCCCTAATTGCTTTTTGGGGGTTTTCTCTTTATGGGGTGACTTCAGCAAAAGATATTGAGACCGCAATGTTATGGCAATATGCACTTGATGTAATTGCGATTTTCATTCCCGTTCTCTATGTAAATTTTATTTTAAGTTTTCTTGGAATAAAAAATAAAGTAGTCATCTATACAACCTTTATTATAGGGTTATTATTGGCAATTTTAAGTACCACAGAATTTTTTAAGGTTGGAATAATAGATCGGTTTGGTTTTTATTGGATAAATCCCGGGCCTTACTACTTACTCTTTCCAGCGTTCTTTATTCTTTGTGTTATATACGCTTTGTTTCTTCTTTTTCAGGCATACACAAATGACAAAAATAATAAGCGTTTACGTGCACAAATACGACTTCAGATAATTGCTGGTGTGATTGGTTTTAGTGGTGGAATTACGAATTTTTTACCACAATTTTTCAACATTTTTCCGTTCGGTAATTATTTTGTTCTACTTTATATTTTTTTCATTAGTTATTCTATTATTAAATATAAATTTTTTGATCTCAAAACAGCTGCAACTGAATTATTCGCGGGCGGTGTTGTTATCTTATTTTTCTTTAATTTGCTTACGTCTGTCACCATTCAAGATTGGCTTATTAGGGCATTACTATTAGCTCTCGTGTCATTCTTTAGTGTTCTTATTGTGCGCGGTGTTTCAAAAGAAGTTAGGGCGCGCGAACAAATTGAGTTGTTGGCCAACGATTTAAAAATCGCGAATGAGCGTCTGCAATTTTTGGACAAACAAAAATCGGAATTCGTTTCCATCGCCTCGCATCAACTAAGAAGCCCACTCACGGCCATTAAAGGATATACATCAATGGTTCTTGAAGGTTCGTTTGGTTTTATTGAGCCAAAAACAAGAGAGGCTGTTGATAGAATTTTTCAATCAGCGCAAAATCTTGTGGGAATTGTTGACGATCTTCTTAATATAACTCGTCTTGAGCAAGGGAGAATGGAATACTCTTTTGAAAAAGTTGATTTATCAGCACTGACAAAAGAAATTGTTGATTCACTTTACCCGAATGCATTAAATAAAAAATTAGGCTTAACTTTTGAAAACGACAAAGCTACGGATTATTTTGTTAATGCTGACTTACTTAAAATTCGACAGGTCGTACTCAATTTGGTTGATAATGCAATTAAATATACGCGCGAGGGAGCAGTTAAGGTAAATGTTTCTAAAATTAATAATGGAAAAGGAGTGCGCGTTGCTGTTGCCGACACCGGTGTTGGAATTACCCCCGAGCTCCGTTCACGTCTTTTTGAAAAATTTAGTCGTGGCGATGAGGTTAGCAAGTTGCACACAAATGGCACAGGTCTTGGTTTGTATATCGCCAAGCAAATGATTGAGGCCCACAAAGGGACTATTGGTGTTAATTCTGACGGAGAGGGTAAGGGCTCAACATTCTATATAGAAATACCTACGCTTAATTAA
- a CDS encoding NUDIX domain-containing protein codes for MNYLATLHDKDIFPQPINKIPDYYEKRVTVKAIAKNKKGQFAFVTNPIHKFCLLAGGGVENTNLEAEIKRECLEELRYEVDVVDIVGKIHEFRNRDAKEYETTCFLVETKNEINEDLRTDDEKKNDLFVVWLDGEEAKKILEEQIVKVKNGEMVFYNTAFNAVRDKIFFEAIYGKEGV; via the coding sequence ATGAATTATTTGGCCACATTACACGATAAAGATATTTTTCCTCAACCAATTAACAAGATCCCTGATTATTATGAAAAAAGGGTAACGGTTAAAGCTATTGCAAAAAACAAAAAAGGGCAATTTGCTTTTGTCACTAACCCGATTCATAAATTTTGTCTTTTGGCAGGAGGTGGTGTAGAAAACACTAATCTTGAAGCTGAAATTAAAAGGGAGTGTCTTGAAGAGCTCCGTTATGAAGTTGATGTTGTGGATATTGTTGGTAAAATACACGAGTTTCGTAATAGAGACGCTAAGGAATATGAAACTACTTGTTTTTTAGTAGAAACAAAAAATGAAATAAACGAAGATCTCAGGACAGACGATGAAAAGAAAAACGATCTTTTTGTTGTATGGCTTGATGGCGAGGAGGCTAAGAAAATTTTAGAAGAACAAATTGTGAAGGTTAAGAATGGCGAGATGGTTTTTTATAATACTGCATTTAACGCAGTAAGAGATAAAATTTTCTTTGAGGCAATTTACGGTAAGGAGGGTGTTTAG
- the trpS gene encoding tryptophan--tRNA ligase, translated as MSDQKIMLSGVKPTGEPHIGNYFGAMRQFVALQESYKGFVFVANYHALTNNPTKEELLANSKNVVATYLAIGLDPKKTTLFLQSDMPEVAELMVIFNNLITVPYLSRAHAYKDATAKGNEANVGVFEYPVLMAADILLYGADVVPVGQDQKQHLEIARDIAEKFNRIYGETFKLPEAYILEDVKTVVGTDGRKMSKSYGNTIPLFAEYDEIKKAVMSIPTDSKGVEDGKDPETCNVFALHKLFAGDELPALEKRYREGGIGYKESKEILVESIEKFIAPLREKRKAILENDSVILETLKSGRETAQKIVKDKMNEVREKVGLITT; from the coding sequence ATGTCTGACCAAAAAATAATGCTTTCCGGGGTTAAACCGACAGGGGAGCCACATATTGGTAACTATTTTGGCGCTATGCGCCAGTTTGTCGCGCTTCAAGAAAGCTACAAAGGTTTTGTTTTTGTAGCTAATTATCACGCCCTAACCAACAATCCAACAAAAGAAGAACTTCTCGCCAACTCAAAAAACGTTGTTGCTACTTATCTTGCCATAGGACTTGATCCAAAAAAGACTACACTGTTCCTTCAGTCCGACATGCCGGAGGTCGCGGAGCTGATGGTTATTTTTAATAATCTGATAACTGTGCCGTATCTTTCCAGAGCACACGCATACAAAGATGCCACCGCAAAAGGCAACGAAGCCAACGTTGGTGTTTTTGAGTATCCAGTGCTTATGGCGGCAGATATACTACTTTACGGAGCAGACGTTGTTCCTGTTGGTCAGGACCAAAAACAACATTTAGAAATTGCTCGCGATATCGCGGAGAAATTCAATCGCATTTACGGCGAGACATTCAAACTTCCCGAAGCATATATTTTAGAAGATGTTAAAACTGTGGTTGGAACCGATGGCAGGAAGATGAGTAAAAGCTACGGCAACACCATTCCTCTTTTTGCTGAATATGATGAGATAAAAAAAGCAGTGATGTCTATTCCAACCGACTCAAAAGGTGTTGAGGACGGAAAGGACCCAGAAACTTGTAATGTGTTTGCTCTACATAAACTTTTTGCTGGGGACGAACTTCCTGCGCTTGAGAAACGCTATCGAGAAGGCGGTATTGGTTACAAAGAATCTAAAGAGATTTTAGTTGAAAGTATTGAAAAATTTATTGCACCGCTTCGAGAAAAACGCAAAGCTATTTTGGAAAACGATTCAGTTATTTTAGAGACTCTTAAATCTGGACGTGAGACTGCACAAAAAATAGTAAAAGATAAAATGAATGAAGTCAGAGAGAAGGTTGGTTTAATAACTACATAA
- a CDS encoding amino acid--tRNA ligase-related protein translates to MKRTYIKELSEHIGEEVSISGWVDVRRDQGKLVFFDFRDMTGKVQGVVLPASSAMEIAKGIRDEFVVTVKGKVNERPEKNKQNDRLNGGIELEILEINILNTAEPMPFDIHTDTREINEEVRLKHRYLDLRSERMQKNIRMRDKIIAFFRDYMHKNDFVEIETPMLMKGTPEGSREYVIPSRLQQGKFYVLPQSPQQFKQLSMVAGFEKYFQIARCMRDEDQRGDRQPEFTQLDFEMSFVEREDILAYTEEMFIELVTKLYPEKKITRIPFPRITYKESMEKYGSDKPDMREDKNNPDELAFAWVVDFPMFEKTKEGEVQAAHHPFCAINPEDREKFMSGEDIFSIRANSYDLVLNGYELSSGSIRIHEEAEQKRVFELLGISEEEQKVKFGHMLSAFKFGAPPHGGFAPGIDRIVMLLQNEPNIREVISFPKTGEGKDLMMEAPSEISDKQLKELGIKIVK, encoded by the coding sequence ATGAAAAGAACATATATAAAGGAATTAAGTGAGCATATTGGCGAGGAGGTCTCAATTTCTGGGTGGGTTGATGTTCGTCGTGATCAAGGGAAGCTTGTTTTTTTTGATTTTCGAGATATGACCGGGAAGGTTCAAGGTGTTGTTCTTCCAGCTTCATCTGCAATGGAAATAGCCAAGGGAATTCGTGATGAATTTGTCGTTACAGTAAAAGGGAAAGTCAACGAACGACCAGAAAAAAACAAACAAAATGACCGACTGAACGGTGGTATTGAGCTTGAAATTTTAGAGATAAATATTCTAAATACAGCGGAGCCCATGCCTTTTGATATCCACACTGACACTCGTGAGATAAACGAAGAGGTGCGATTGAAGCATCGATATCTTGATTTGCGAAGCGAGCGTATGCAGAAAAATATTAGAATGCGCGACAAAATAATCGCTTTTTTCCGTGACTATATGCATAAAAATGATTTTGTTGAAATTGAAACACCAATGCTCATGAAAGGAACACCTGAGGGTAGCCGTGAATACGTTATTCCGTCTCGTTTACAGCAAGGGAAATTTTATGTTTTACCACAATCACCACAACAATTTAAGCAACTCTCAATGGTTGCCGGGTTCGAGAAATATTTTCAAATTGCTCGTTGTATGCGCGATGAAGATCAACGAGGCGATCGTCAGCCAGAATTTACTCAGCTAGACTTCGAAATGTCATTCGTCGAAAGAGAAGATATTCTTGCGTATACTGAAGAGATGTTTATAGAACTCGTGACAAAACTCTATCCTGAAAAGAAAATAACTAGAATTCCTTTTCCTCGTATAACCTACAAAGAATCTATGGAGAAGTACGGTAGCGACAAGCCTGATATGCGTGAGGATAAAAATAATCCAGATGAGCTAGCCTTTGCTTGGGTTGTTGATTTTCCAATGTTTGAGAAAACTAAAGAAGGGGAAGTACAGGCAGCACATCATCCATTTTGTGCAATCAACCCAGAGGATCGAGAAAAATTTATGTCTGGTGAAGATATTTTTTCCATCCGAGCTAATTCATATGATCTAGTATTGAATGGGTACGAACTTTCTTCCGGTTCAATTCGTATTCACGAAGAAGCAGAACAGAAGAGAGTCTTTGAATTACTAGGTATCAGTGAAGAAGAACAAAAAGTAAAATTTGGACACATGCTGTCTGCGTTTAAGTTTGGAGCACCTCCACATGGAGGATTTGCGCCGGGAATTGATAGAATTGTTATGCTACTACAGAACGAGCCAAATATTCGAGAAGTTATTTCTTTCCCAAAAACTGGAGAGGGTAAAGATCTTATGATGGAGGCGCCATCTGAAATTAGCGACAAACAACTAAAAGAACTCGGTATTAAAATTGTTAAATAA
- a CDS encoding segregation/condensation protein A: MTETYRVKTSTFEGPMELLLSLIEKRKLFINEVSLASVTDEYLTFLKGATSISIGSIANFIVIASTLLLVKSRSLLPDFTLTSEEEESIGDLENRLRLYKIVRDIIPNLRTLFSGNMIFTRPFSRGKEVVFLPDQAMTQENLRGAIFGIIERLPKKTLVPEVAVKKVITIEEMINSLTERITAGMSMSFRKISNGEGSKEARVHMIVSFLALLELVKQGIFEVKQSSHFDDIIIEKNAGTEVEAII, encoded by the coding sequence ATGACAGAAACTTATCGTGTTAAAACTAGTACATTTGAGGGGCCGATGGAGCTCCTCCTTTCTCTAATAGAAAAAAGAAAGCTATTTATAAATGAGGTATCGCTCGCAAGCGTTACTGATGAATACCTGACTTTTCTAAAAGGAGCCACATCTATATCTATTGGAAGTATCGCAAATTTTATTGTTATCGCTTCAACTCTTTTGTTGGTTAAATCTCGGTCATTGCTTCCTGATTTCACACTTACCAGCGAAGAGGAGGAGTCAATTGGGGACCTTGAGAACCGACTAAGGCTATATAAAATAGTTCGTGATATTATCCCAAATCTCCGCACTTTGTTTTCGGGCAATATGATTTTTACTCGTCCGTTTTCGAGAGGCAAGGAAGTTGTTTTTCTTCCAGATCAAGCAATGACACAAGAAAATTTGCGTGGAGCAATTTTTGGAATAATTGAAAGATTGCCTAAAAAAACTTTAGTTCCAGAGGTTGCAGTTAAGAAAGTCATTACAATCGAAGAAATGATAAATAGTTTAACAGAGAGAATTACAGCTGGTATGTCGATGAGTTTTAGAAAAATTTCAAACGGGGAGGGGAGTAAAGAAGCTAGGGTCCATATGATTGTGAGTTTTCTGGCATTACTCGAGCTTGTTAAGCAGGGAATTTTTGAGGTTAAGCAATCATCGCATTTCGATGATATTATTATTGAGAAAAATGCTGGCACGGAAGTGGAGGCAATTATATAA
- the scpB gene encoding SMC-Scp complex subunit ScpB → MTLDAKIEALLFFKTDPVSYKELSKILVVSEEEILRGLELLEEKLSERGICLLKKDESVMLGTSSEMSATIETLIKEELDRDLGKAGLETMAIVLYRGPILKSEIDYIRGVNSGFILRNLLVRGLVEKEQNPSGRGFVYRPTFELMQHLGVAEIEKLPDFEEINKSLTAGIKQGKNEPDEPAEDAPQELNTQTDEQI, encoded by the coding sequence ATGACATTAGATGCAAAAATAGAAGCTTTACTTTTTTTTAAAACTGATCCAGTTTCATATAAAGAGTTGTCAAAAATACTGGTAGTTTCAGAAGAAGAAATTTTGAGAGGATTGGAACTGCTTGAGGAAAAATTAAGCGAGCGCGGAATTTGTCTTCTAAAAAAAGACGAATCAGTTATGCTCGGAACATCAAGTGAGATGAGTGCTACAATTGAGACGCTTATCAAGGAGGAATTGGACCGTGACTTGGGAAAAGCTGGGCTTGAAACTATGGCTATAGTTTTATATCGCGGACCAATACTAAAGAGTGAAATTGACTATATTCGTGGTGTAAATTCAGGGTTTATCCTCCGAAACTTACTAGTTCGTGGATTAGTTGAAAAAGAACAAAATCCTTCTGGACGTGGTTTCGTTTATCGGCCTACGTTTGAGCTAATGCAACATCTTGGTGTAGCAGAGATAGAAAAACTCCCAGATTTTGAGGAGATTAACAAGTCCTTAACCGCAGGTATCAAACAAGGTAAAAATGAACCCGACGAGCCAGCAGAGGATGCTCCACAGGAGTTAAACACACAAACCGATGAACAGATCTAA